In Geitlerinema sp. PCC 9228, one DNA window encodes the following:
- the yidD gene encoding membrane protein insertion efficiency factor YidD produces the protein MPLFRFLGKTLKILLMWLIQAYQLLVSPLLGPRCRFYPTCSEYTLTAIERFGIVYGSWLAVRRVVRCHPFHPGGYDPVPEASHTCQHGSHGESKPSQDTKNTPIC, from the coding sequence ATGCCATTATTTCGTTTTCTGGGAAAAACCCTCAAAATTCTCTTGATGTGGTTGATTCAGGCGTACCAACTGTTGGTTTCTCCCCTGTTGGGTCCACGGTGTCGGTTTTATCCCACCTGTTCCGAATACACTCTCACAGCCATCGAACGGTTTGGCATTGTTTACGGTAGTTGGCTGGCGGTTCGACGAGTGGTTCGCTGCCATCCTTTCCATCCTGGTGGGTACGACCCAGTTCCAGAAGCTTCCCATACCTGCCAGCATGGTTCCCACGGGGAAAGCAAACCGTCTCAAGATACAAAAAATACACCAATTTGTTGA
- a CDS encoding ABC transporter permease: MQKTLSLGKWGNFRNWQIDTLWQDSLTIFWGDWLDLRVRVLQVAASGLVAPLIYILAFGLGLGSSIRPGIGESYLEFILPGMVALSSMTISFTGTVFSICGDRLYTKTFEEMLLLPIHPLAMHLGKMMAGVVRGLLTSGSVLVVAILFTGKIWSFLNPLFLGLLVLNCAVFSGLGVIVGLKVQSLETVGLFNNFLIVPMSFLGGTFFEPADLPSLLQTVVFVLPLTHTSVGMRAAAYEISQFPWYTIPMLLLFAIALSFIGAYQFSHQQD; this comes from the coding sequence TTGCAAAAAACGCTTTCCCTTGGCAAATGGGGAAATTTTCGCAACTGGCAGATAGATACTCTATGGCAAGATAGCCTGACCATATTTTGGGGAGACTGGCTGGATTTGCGAGTGCGGGTTCTCCAGGTCGCCGCATCTGGTTTGGTGGCACCGTTGATTTATATTTTGGCGTTTGGTTTGGGGTTGGGAAGTTCCATTCGACCGGGAATTGGCGAGAGCTATTTAGAATTTATTCTACCGGGGATGGTGGCTCTCTCTTCCATGACCATTAGTTTTACCGGTACGGTATTTTCTATTTGTGGCGATCGCTTGTATACCAAAACCTTTGAAGAGATGCTGCTGCTACCCATCCATCCCCTCGCCATGCATCTGGGGAAAATGATGGCTGGCGTGGTACGGGGATTGCTTACTTCCGGTTCGGTGTTGGTGGTGGCCATTCTATTTACTGGCAAGATTTGGAGCTTTCTCAATCCCTTGTTTTTGGGTCTTTTGGTACTCAATTGTGCTGTGTTTTCGGGATTGGGCGTTATTGTAGGATTGAAAGTGCAATCTCTGGAAACCGTGGGATTGTTTAACAATTTTCTCATCGTTCCCATGTCGTTTTTGGGAGGCACTTTCTTTGAACCCGCCGATTTGCCATCTTTGCTACAAACCGTCGTATTTGTCCTGCCTTTAACCCATACCAGCGTCGGCATGAGAGCTGCCGCCTACGAAATCTCGCAGTTTCCCTGGTATACGATTCCCATGTTACTTTTGTTCGCGATC